In Ornithorhynchus anatinus isolate Pmale09 chromosome 17, mOrnAna1.pri.v4, whole genome shotgun sequence, the following proteins share a genomic window:
- the TMIGD1 gene encoding transmembrane and immunoglobulin domain-containing protein 1: MKMAQKSRGLMETYGFLCLMISLLPCGETSVTMTVNDYPGNFTLDAQSGSIQSLKCAVHNHSREEELLWYREDGQVDLKPGNKINTSYICVSPLSENDNGVTFTCKLRRDHSVQISVILNVTFPPALSEEDTQTAEEGSHVQLTCNAKSNPQAQMAWYRNNSILVLEKGRHQIQQDSEVFQLSIATVQKSDNGTYTCIANSTLTLQKMDFHLIIQDKEFALPMEPIIAATVVILLTISFGIVARRERILKFCTKEDTQSETSL, translated from the exons ATGAAGATGGCTCAGAAGAGCAGAGGCCTAATGGAGACCTATGGATTCCTTTGTTTAATGATTTCACTGCTGCCCTGTGGGGAGACAA GTGTAACCATGACTGTAAATGATTACCCTGGCAACTTCACCCTGGATGCTCAGTCTGGGTCCATCCAGTCCCTGAAGTGTGCAGTTCACAATCACAGCAGAGAAGAAGAATTACTCTGGTATCGGGAAGATGGCCAGGTGGACCTGAAACCTGGAAACAAGATCAACACCAGTTATATCTGTGTCTCGCCCCTCAGTGAGAATGACAATGGGGTCACCTTCACCTGCAAACTGCGGAGGGATCATTCGGTCCAGATCTCTGTGATTCTGAATGTCACTT TTCCTCCTGCCCTGAGTGAGGAAGACACCCAAACAGCAGAAGAAGGGAGTCATGTGCAGTTAACGTGTAATGCGAAGTCCAATCCCCAGGCTCAAATGGCATGGTACAGAAACAACAGCATCCTCGTCCTGGAGAAAGGTCGGCACCAAATTCAACAGGACAGTGAAGTCTTCCAGCTCTCAATTGCCACAGTCCAGAAATCTGACAATGGGACTTACACCTGCATAGCAAATTCAACTTTGACATTGCAGAAGATGGATTTCCATCTCATCATTCAAG ATAAGGAATTTGCCCTTCCCATGGAACCTATTATTGCTGCAACAGTGGTGATTTTACTGACCATAAGTTTTGGAATAGTCGCTCGAAGAGAGAGGATCCTAAAG TTCTGCACCAAGGAAGATACCCAAAGTGAAACATCTCT atga